In the Lates calcarifer isolate ASB-BC8 linkage group LG24, TLL_Latcal_v3, whole genome shotgun sequence genome, one interval contains:
- the en2a gene encoding homeobox protein engrailed-2a produces MEENDHGNRDVVERQESADESNRAILPLLQAPGNLQIPHRVTNFFIDNILRPDFGKKKDGGANREEGSLASRESHNSPAAPQTEPVGSTVPAEGTSTPHTVTGAKKPAIAAEEPLKPRGENGDQCLSSDSDSSQASSNQALSQPMLWPAWVYCTRYSDRPSSGPRSRKPKKKSTSKEDKRPRTAFTAEQLQRLKSEFQTNRYLTEQRRQNLAQELGLNESQIKIWFQNKRAKIKKASGTKNGLALHLMAQGLYNHATVTSKDEKSDSD; encoded by the exons ATGGAAGAAAATGATCACGGCAACAGAGACGTGGTGGAGCGGCAGGAGTCGGCGGATGAATCAAACAGAGCCATCCTTCCCCTTTTACAAGCGCCGGGGAACCTGCAGATCCCTCACCGGGTCACCAATTTCTTCATCGACAACATCCTGCGGCCGGATTTCGGCAAGAAAAAGGACGGGGGCGCGAACCGCGAAGAGGGTAGCCTGGCGTCGCGGGAGAGCCACAACAGCCCCGCCGCCCCTCAGACCGAGCCGGTGGGGAGCACGGTGCCGGCGGAAGGGACCTCCACTCCGCACACGGTTACCGGGGCTAAGAAGCCCGCTATAGCCGCCGAGGAGCCCCTGAAACCCCGCGGGGAGAACGGAGACCAGTGCCTAagctcagactcagacagtTCCCAAGCCAGCTCAAACCAAGCCCTGTCTCAGCCCATGCTGTGGCCAGCCTGGGTCTACTGCACCAGATACTCGGACAGGCCTTCTTCAG GGCCAAGATCTCGCAAACCAAAGAAGAAATCGACCAGCAAAGAGGACAAGCGACCACGGACGGCCTTCACAGCAGAACAGCTGCAAAGACTAAAATCGGAGTTTCAGACAAATCGGTATCTGACCGAGCAGAGGCGGCAGAACCTGGCGCAGGAACTGGGCCTGAACGAGTCCCAGATCAAGATCTGGTTTCAGAACAAGAGGGCCAAAATCAAGAAGGCCAGCGGCACTAAGAACGGTCTGGCCTTGCACCTGATGGCACAGGGACTGTACAATCACGCCACCGTCACGTCGAAAGACGAAAAATCAGACAGCGATTGA